One region of Triticum aestivum cultivar Chinese Spring chromosome 6B, IWGSC CS RefSeq v2.1, whole genome shotgun sequence genomic DNA includes:
- the LOC123138103 gene encoding uncharacterized protein, which produces MDLAISAVTSDLASRFISFLMKKYADRLYSEQKVERLQQLLLSVHTVVDEADGRHIMNSCMLMQLKQLSATTYQGYHVLDSIRYKQHKEASKDSVSDSSTSSDYIIPFKHARTTNSSSANKASNSGLQSALQNLEAAVTDMVEFVVLLSGCERISRRPYDAYLQVDNFMFGRHVEKQKIINFLLQQDLPGPPAVLPIIGGRGVGKKTLVAHVCRYDTVRSHFTVILHLSGDDLTRMTNHDIPSGKTLVVVEFASDVDDDDWNTFYSSVIGMETRSKVIILGRNESLKKLGTVQTISLNRLTFEEYRYLLKTLAFGSVKPGDHPRLATIVEELAVVLEGSLVSANLLGYAVRKNLNAHFWLSALNKIRITGKVNISRFGCHPNGLLDQGRPVHFGPHHLLSPPAPAPSCLIPSASSWSSLPKLIFGDLLAEAGHIAPPKGDFRLISWESRLPPYTVFDHLARFVPSCVDDKPEASLSGRKRLGPSA; this is translated from the coding sequence ATGGATCTTGCAATATCTGCCGTTACAAGTGACCTCGCCAGCCGATTCATCTCTTTCCTCATGAAAAAATATGCGGACCGTCTGTACTCGGAGCAAAAGGTGGAGAGGCTACAGCAACTCTTGTTGAGTGTTCACACGGTCGTCGACGAGGCGGATGGACGCCACATCATGAACTCTTGTATGCTCATGCAGTTGAAGCAGCTATCGGCAACCACGTACCAAGGGTACCATGTCTTGGACAGCATCAGGTACAAGCAACATAAGGAGGCATCCAAGGACTCGGTGAGCGATTCATCTACGTCGTCTGATTATATCATTCCTTTCAAACATGCTCGCACAACCAATAGTTCTTCGGCAAACAAGGCCTCCAACTCGGGATTACAAAGTGCACTTCAGAATCTGGAAGCTGCTGTTACTGACATGGTGGAGTTTGTTGTGCTCTTGAGCGGATGCGAGCGCATCTCCCGGAGACCGTATGATGCCTATCTTCAGGTCGACAACTTCATGTTTGGTCGGCATGTCGAGAAGCAGAAGATCATCAACTTCTTGCTGCAACAGGACTTACCTGGTCCTCCGGCGGTACTACCGATCATTGGTGGACGTGGAGTTGGGAAGAAAACTCTTGTTGCACATGTATGCAGGTATGACACGGTGCGTTCTCACTTCACAGTTATTTTGCACCTGAGTGGAGACGATCTTACCAGGATGACAAACCATGATATTCCGTCAGGGAAGACACTGGTAGTTGTCGAGTTTGCTTCCGATGTAGATGACGATGACTGGAATACATTCTATTCATCTGTTATAGGTATGGAAACAAGAAGCAAAGTGATAATCTTAGGTCGAAATGAAAGCTTGAAGAAACTTGGGACCGTCCAGACTATTTCTCTGAACCGTCTAACATTCGAGGAGTACAGGTACCTGCTCAAGACACTTGCATTTGGAAGCGTCAAGCCGGGAGACCATCCGCGGTTAGCGACGATAGTGGAAGAGTTGGCTGTGGTGTTGGAAGGATCACTCGTTTCAGCTAACTTGCTTGGATATGCAGTGAGAAAGAATCTGAATGCCCATTTCTGGCTTAGCGCATTGAACAAGATCAGAATCACAGGGAAGGTGAACATATCCAGGTTTGGCTGCCATCCAAATGGCCTTCTCGATCAAGGCCGTCCGGTTCACTTCGGCCCTCACCACCTCTTGTCTCCTCCTGCTCCAGCTCCATCATGCCTTATACCCTCTGCTAGCAGTTGGAGTAGTCTACCCAAACTGATATTTGGGGACTTGCTAGCAGAAGCAGGCCATATTGCTCCACCGAAGGGAGATTTTAGGCTGATCTCTTGGGAATCAAGGCTACCACCATACACTGTGTTTGATCATCTGGCTCGCTTTGTTCCAAGTTGTGTGGATGATAAACCTGAAGCATCCTTGTCAGGGAGGAAGCGTCTGGGGCCATCTGCGTAG
- the LOC123138104 gene encoding disease resistance protein RGA2 isoform X1 — translation MDLAISAVTGDLASRFISFLMNKYADHLCSEEKAERLQQLLLRVHTVVEEADGRCITNSCMLMQLKKLSTLMYQGYHVLDNIRYRQDKETSKDLVSDSFTSSDYIIPFKRARTSSSTNKATNSELQSALQSLEAVVDHMVEFVVLLAGCERVSRRPYDAYLQVDNFMFGRHVEKQKIINFLLQQHIPGPPAVLPIIGGRGVGKKTLVAHVCRYDRVRSHFTVILHLSGDGLTKITDNEIPSGKILVVVEFASDVDADDWRTFYSSVTSMDRGSKVIILGRNESLKKLGTVQTISLNRLAFEEYNYLLKTLAFGSANPGDHPRLATIVEEFAVVLGGSLIPANLIAHALRKNLNAHFWLSTLNRIRITMKMNISRFGVHPNELLDQGRPVHLGPHYLLSPAAPSPSSPNSSLPKLVFGDSLAEAGRTVPPKGDFWLIAWESRLPPYTSFAHLVRFVPSCVDDKPEASLSGKKRLGPSA, via the coding sequence ATGGATCTTGCAATATCTGCCGTTACAGGTGACCTCGCCAGCCGATTCATCTCTTTTCTCATGAACAAATACGCGGATCATCTATGCTCGGAGGAGAAGGCGGAGAGGCTGCAGCAACTCCTGTTGAGAGTTCACACGGTCGTCGAGGAGGCGGACGGACGATGCATCACCAACTCTTGTATGCTCATGCAGTTGAAAAAGCTGTCGACCCTCATGTACCAAGGGTACCATGTGTTGGACAACATCAGGTACAGGCAAGATAAGGAGACATCTAAGGATTTGGTCAGCGATTCATTTACCTCGTCTGATTATATCATTCCATTCAAACGTGCTCGCACAAGTTCTTCGACAAACAAGGCCACCAACTCGGAGTTACAAAGTGCACTTCAGAGTCTGGAAGCTGTTGTTGACCACATGGTGGAGTTCGTCGTGCTTTTGGCCGGATGCGAGCGCGTCTCCCGGAGACCGTATGATGCCTATCTTCAGGTCGACAACTTCATGTTTGGTCGGCATGTCGAGAAGCAGAAGATCATCAACTTCTTGCTGCAACAGCACATACCTGGTCCTCCGGCGGTACTACCGATCATTGGTGGACGTGGAGTTGGGAAGAAAACCCTTGTGGCACATGTATGCAGGTATGACAGGGTGCGTTCTCACTTCACAGTTATTTTGCACCTGAGTGGAGACGGTCTTACCAAAATAACAGACAATGAAATTCCGTCAGGGAAGATACTGGTAGTTGTCGAGTTTGCTTCTGATGTAGATGCCGATGACTGGAGGACATTCTATTCATCTGTTACCAGCATGGACAGAGGAAGCAAAGTTATAATCTTAGGCCGAAATGAAAGCTTGAAGAAACTTGGGACCGTACAGACTATTTCTCTGAACCGTCTGGCATTCGAAGAGTACAATTACCTGCTCAAGACGCTCGCATTCGGAAGCGCGAACCCGGGAGACCATCCGCGGTTAGCAACGATAGTGGAAGAGTTTGCTGTAGTGTTGGGAGGATCACTCATCCCAGCAAACTTGATTGCACATGCACTGAGAAAGAACCTGAATGCCCATTTCTGGCTTAGCACATTGAACAGGATCAGAATCACAATGAAGATGAACATTTCCAGGTTTGGCGTCCATCCAAATGAGCTGTTGGATCAAGGCCGTCCGGTACACCTCGGCCCTCACTACCTCTTGTCTCCTGCTGCTCCCTCTCCTAGCTCTCCAAATAGCAGTCTACCCAAACTGGTTTTTGGGGATTCGCTAGCAGAAGCAGGCCGTACTGTTCCACCAAAGGGAGATTTTTGGCTAATCGCATGGGAGTCAAGGTTACCTCCATACACTTCATTTGCTCATCTGGTTCGCTTTGTTCCAAGTTGTGTTGATGATAAACCTGAAGCATCCTTGTCAGGGAAGAAGCGTCTGGGGCCATCTGCCTAG
- the LOC123138104 gene encoding disease resistance protein RGA2 isoform X2 — protein MDLAISAVTGDLASRFISFLMNKYADHLCSEEKAERLQQLLLRVHTVVEEADGRCITNSCMLMQLKKLSTLMYQGYHVLDNISSSTNKATNSELQSALQSLEAVVDHMVEFVVLLAGCERVSRRPYDAYLQVDNFMFGRHVEKQKIINFLLQQHIPGPPAVLPIIGGRGVGKKTLVAHVCRYDRVRSHFTVILHLSGDGLTKITDNEIPSGKILVVVEFASDVDADDWRTFYSSVTSMDRGSKVIILGRNESLKKLGTVQTISLNRLAFEEYNYLLKTLAFGSANPGDHPRLATIVEEFAVVLGGSLIPANLIAHALRKNLNAHFWLSTLNRIRITMKMNISRFGVHPNELLDQGRPVHLGPHYLLSPAAPSPSSPNSSLPKLVFGDSLAEAGRTVPPKGDFWLIAWESRLPPYTSFAHLVRFVPSCVDDKPEASLSGKKRLGPSA, from the exons ATGGATCTTGCAATATCTGCCGTTACAGGTGACCTCGCCAGCCGATTCATCTCTTTTCTCATGAACAAATACGCGGATCATCTATGCTCGGAGGAGAAGGCGGAGAGGCTGCAGCAACTCCTGTTGAGAGTTCACACGGTCGTCGAGGAGGCGGACGGACGATGCATCACCAACTCTTGTATGCTCATGCAGTTGAAAAAGCTGTCGACCCTCATGTACCAAGGGTACCATGTGTTGGACAACATCAG TTCTTCGACAAACAAGGCCACCAACTCGGAGTTACAAAGTGCACTTCAGAGTCTGGAAGCTGTTGTTGACCACATGGTGGAGTTCGTCGTGCTTTTGGCCGGATGCGAGCGCGTCTCCCGGAGACCGTATGATGCCTATCTTCAGGTCGACAACTTCATGTTTGGTCGGCATGTCGAGAAGCAGAAGATCATCAACTTCTTGCTGCAACAGCACATACCTGGTCCTCCGGCGGTACTACCGATCATTGGTGGACGTGGAGTTGGGAAGAAAACCCTTGTGGCACATGTATGCAGGTATGACAGGGTGCGTTCTCACTTCACAGTTATTTTGCACCTGAGTGGAGACGGTCTTACCAAAATAACAGACAATGAAATTCCGTCAGGGAAGATACTGGTAGTTGTCGAGTTTGCTTCTGATGTAGATGCCGATGACTGGAGGACATTCTATTCATCTGTTACCAGCATGGACAGAGGAAGCAAAGTTATAATCTTAGGCCGAAATGAAAGCTTGAAGAAACTTGGGACCGTACAGACTATTTCTCTGAACCGTCTGGCATTCGAAGAGTACAATTACCTGCTCAAGACGCTCGCATTCGGAAGCGCGAACCCGGGAGACCATCCGCGGTTAGCAACGATAGTGGAAGAGTTTGCTGTAGTGTTGGGAGGATCACTCATCCCAGCAAACTTGATTGCACATGCACTGAGAAAGAACCTGAATGCCCATTTCTGGCTTAGCACATTGAACAGGATCAGAATCACAATGAAGATGAACATTTCCAGGTTTGGCGTCCATCCAAATGAGCTGTTGGATCAAGGCCGTCCGGTACACCTCGGCCCTCACTACCTCTTGTCTCCTGCTGCTCCCTCTCCTAGCTCTCCAAATAGCAGTCTACCCAAACTGGTTTTTGGGGATTCGCTAGCAGAAGCAGGCCGTACTGTTCCACCAAAGGGAGATTTTTGGCTAATCGCATGGGAGTCAAGGTTACCTCCATACACTTCATTTGCTCATCTGGTTCGCTTTGTTCCAAGTTGTGTTGATGATAAACCTGAAGCATCCTTGTCAGGGAAGAAGCGTCTGGGGCCATCTGCCTAG
- the LOC123138105 gene encoding disease resistance protein RGA2, which translates to MDLAISAVTGDLASRFISFLMNKYADHLYSEQKVERLQQLLLRVHTVVEEADGRHITNSCMLMQLKQLSAAMYQGYHVLDSIRYRQQKEASKDLVSDSFTSSDYIIPFKRARTSSSTNKATNSELQSALQSLEAVVDHMVEFVVLLAGCERVSRRPYDAYLQVDNFMFGRHVEKQKIINFLLQQDIPGPPAVLPIIGGRGVGKKTLVAHVCRYDRVRSHFTVILHLSGDGLTKITDNEIPSGKILVVVEFASDVDDDDWKTFYSSVTSMDRGSKVIILGRNESLKKLGTVQTISLNPLAFEEYRYLLKMLAFGSMNPGDHPQLATIMEEFAVVFEGSLVSANLLGYAVRKNLNAHFWLSTLNKIRITRKVNISRSGCHPNGLFDQGRPVHFGPHHLLSPATPSCLIPSAGCPDSSLPKVILGDLLAEACHIVQPKGDFRLISWESRLPPYTAFVHLVRFVPSCVDDKPEASLSGKKRLGPSA; encoded by the coding sequence ATGGATCTTGCAATATCCGCCGTTACAGGTGACCTCGCCAGCCGATTCATCTCTTTCCTCATGAACAAATATGCGGATCATCTGTACTCGGAGCAGAAGGTGGAGAGGCTACAGCAACTCTTGTTGAGAGTTCACACGGTCGTCGAGGAGGCAGATGGACGGCACATCACCAACTCTTGTATGCTCATGCAGTTGAAGCAGCTATCGGCAGCCATGTATCAAGGGTACCATGTCTTGGACAGCATCAGGTACCGGCAACAAAAGGAGGCATCCAAGGACTTGGTGAGCGATTCATTTACCTCGTCTGATTATATCATTCCATTCAAACGTGCTCGCACAAGTTCTTCGACAAACAAGGCCACCAACTCGGAGTTACAAAGTGCACTTCAGAGTCTGGAAGCTGTTGTTGACCACATGGTGGAGTTCGTCGTGCTTTTGGCCGGATGCGAGCGCGTCTCCCGGAGACCGTATGATGCCTATCTTCAGGTCGACAACTTCATGTTTGGTCGGCATGTCGAGAAGCAGAAGATCATCAACTTCTTGCTGCAACAGGACATACCTGGTCCTCCGGCGGTACTACCGATCATTGGTGGACGTGGAGTTGGGAAGAAAACCCTTGTGGCACATGTATGCAGGTATGACAGGGTGCGTTCTCACTTCACAGTTATTTTGCACCTGAGTGGAGACGGTCTTACCAAAATAACAGACAATGAAATTCCGTCAGGGAAGATACTGGTAGTTGTCGAGTTTGCTTCTGATGTAGATGACGATGACTGGAAAACATTTTATTCATCTGTTACGAGCATGGACAGAGGAAGCAAAGTGATAATCTTAGGCCGAAATGAAAGCTTGAAGAAACTTGGGACTGTCCAGACTATATCTCTAAACCCTCTAGCATTCGAGGAGTACAGGTACCTGCTCAAGATGCTCGCATTCGGAAGCATGAACCCGGGAGACCATCCGCAGTTAGCAACGATAATGGAAGAATTCGCTGTGGTGTTCGAAGGATCACTCGTTTCAGCTAACTTGCTTGGATATGCAGTAAGAAAGAATCTGAATGCCCATTTCTGGCTTAGCACATTGAACAAGATCAGAATCACAAGGAAGGTGAACATATCCAGGTCTGGCTGCCATCCAAATGGCCTTTTCGATCAAGGCCGTCCGGTGCACTTCGGCCCTCACCACCTCTTGTCTCCTGCTACTCCATCATGCCTTATACCCTCTGCTGGCTGTCCGGATAGTAGTCTACCCAAAGTCATATTAGGGGACTTGCTAGCAGAAGCATGCCATATTGTTCAACCAAAGGGAGATTTTAGGCTGATCTCTTGGGAATCAAGGTTACCACCATACACTGCGTTTGTTCATCTGGTTCGCTTTGTTCCAAGTTGTGTGGATGATAAGCCTGAAGCATCCTTGTCAGGGAAGAAGCGTCTGGGGCCATCTGCCTAG